One Alphaproteobacteria bacterium DNA segment encodes these proteins:
- a CDS encoding efflux RND transporter permease subunit, with the protein MNVFSIFIRRPVLASVISLLILVLGLRALFMLPVRQYPEMSNTVITVTTTYPGADADLMQGFVTDPVQKAVATSKGIDYLTSSSALGVSEVKVFVRLNDDPGEAMTEVMSKVNEVRSVLPRGINDPVIKKTTGEAFAAMYLAFSSDKHSPQQITDYVSRTAQPKLATVPGVANPEILGGQKFSMRVWLDPQRLAQYEISPAEVKAALSSNNFLSAAGSSKGGFDMIGTQAKTDLKNPEEFRDLVIRGEGAKLVRLGDVANVELGPEYEDASVYVNGKKAVFIGINLQPGSNPLDAISGVREVLPSIAKELPEGMGLEIAYDSTVFIRSAIWEVVKTLIEATLIVIGVIFLFMGSVRAVMIPVVTVPLSLIGAALFMLSMGYSINLLTLLAMVLAIGLVVDDAIVVVENVHRHIEEGLSPFEAALKGTREISGPVIAMTLTLAAVYAPIAFMGGLTGALFKEFAFTLAGSVIVSGVVALTLSPMMCSKILAHETNAQGLAARIDALFARVQALYGRLLAGSMKDRPVTVIFAMLILISLWPLYQAVPTELAPEEDKGAVMVAYQGPPSANLDYMETFSKQLDKVLASPEEAGSVFTINGFPTRAGGFAATILKPWDERKRGQKELVPVIQAGIDGISGIQGSAFGLPPLPGSDGLPVQFVITSTANWRVLSEVSQGLLGKARQSGMFAYVDLDLKVQSPQTVVEIDRDKAGAYGVTMQAIGEAFATMTGGNYVNLINMDGRSYQVIPQVSRDFRTDPQAQGRIHVKTAGGAAIPLSSLVKLSHEVRPVALSQFNQLNSVTLQAFPMPGVSLGTALAFLGQAANEVLPKGMSVDYAGQSRQYYQEGNALMFTFFFALIVIFLVLAAQFESFRDPLVILVSVPLSICGALIPLALGVTSMNIYTQVGLVTLIGLISKHGILICEVAKEKQQAGMSRIEAVQAAAQLRLRPILMTTAAMVVGLTPLLIASGAGAASRLSIAIVIVAGMSIGTLFTLFVLPVVYSFVAAERQTISEH; encoded by the coding sequence ATGAATGTGTTTTCCATCTTCATCCGCAGGCCCGTGCTGGCCAGCGTGATCAGCCTGCTCATTCTGGTGCTGGGCTTGCGCGCCCTGTTCATGCTGCCGGTGCGCCAATATCCCGAGATGAGCAATACGGTGATCACCGTCACCACCACTTATCCCGGCGCCGACGCCGATTTGATGCAGGGTTTCGTCACCGACCCGGTTCAAAAGGCGGTGGCCACCTCGAAGGGCATCGATTATCTCACCTCGTCTTCCGCGCTGGGCGTCAGCGAAGTCAAGGTCTTCGTGCGCCTGAACGACGATCCCGGCGAAGCCATGACCGAGGTGATGAGCAAGGTCAACGAAGTGCGCTCGGTGCTGCCGCGCGGCATCAACGATCCCGTGATCAAGAAGACGACCGGCGAAGCCTTCGCCGCCATGTATCTGGCCTTCTCGTCGGACAAGCATTCGCCCCAGCAGATCACCGATTACGTCAGCCGCACCGCGCAACCCAAGCTGGCCACGGTGCCTGGCGTCGCCAATCCCGAAATCCTGGGCGGCCAGAAATTCTCGATGCGCGTCTGGCTGGACCCGCAACGTCTGGCCCAATACGAGATCAGCCCGGCCGAGGTGAAGGCGGCGCTGTCTAGCAACAATTTCCTGTCGGCTGCCGGAAGCTCGAAGGGCGGCTTCGACATGATCGGCACGCAGGCCAAGACCGACCTTAAAAATCCCGAGGAATTTCGCGATCTGGTGATCCGCGGCGAAGGGGCCAAGCTGGTGCGCCTTGGCGACGTGGCCAATGTCGAACTGGGACCTGAATATGAAGACGCCTCGGTCTATGTGAATGGCAAGAAGGCGGTATTCATCGGCATCAATTTGCAGCCGGGATCGAACCCGCTGGACGCCATTTCAGGCGTGCGCGAGGTTTTGCCCAGCATCGCCAAGGAACTGCCGGAAGGCATGGGTCTTGAGATCGCCTATGACAGCACCGTCTTCATCCGCTCGGCGATCTGGGAAGTGGTGAAAACGCTGATCGAGGCAACGTTGATCGTGATCGGCGTCATCTTCTTGTTCATGGGGTCGGTGCGCGCCGTAATGATCCCTGTGGTCACCGTTCCCTTGTCGCTGATCGGCGCCGCCCTTTTCATGCTGTCGATGGGCTATTCGATCAATCTGTTGACCCTGCTGGCCATGGTGCTGGCCATCGGTCTGGTGGTCGATGACGCCATCGTGGTGGTCGAGAATGTGCATCGCCACATCGAGGAAGGACTAAGCCCCTTCGAAGCCGCCTTGAAGGGGACAAGAGAGATTTCAGGCCCCGTCATCGCCATGACCCTGACCCTGGCCGCCGTTTACGCGCCTATCGCCTTCATGGGCGGGTTGACCGGCGCGCTTTTCAAGGAATTCGCCTTCACGCTGGCGGGCAGTGTGATCGTTTCCGGCGTCGTGGCCTTGACGCTTTCGCCCATGATGTGCTCGAAAATTCTGGCTCACGAAACCAACGCCCAGGGCTTGGCGGCGCGCATCGACGCCCTGTTCGCTCGCGTGCAGGCTCTTTATGGACGCCTGCTTGCCGGATCGATGAAGGACAGGCCGGTCACCGTCATTTTCGCCATGCTGATTCTTATCAGCCTATGGCCGCTTTACCAAGCCGTGCCGACCGAACTGGCGCCGGAAGAGGACAAGGGCGCCGTGATGGTGGCCTATCAGGGTCCGCCCAGCGCCAACCTGGACTATATGGAAACCTTCAGCAAGCAACTGGACAAGGTGCTGGCCTCGCCCGAGGAGGCAGGCAGCGTCTTTACCATCAACGGCTTTCCGACGCGCGCGGGCGGTTTCGCCGCCACCATCTTGAAGCCCTGGGACGAGCGCAAACGGGGCCAGAAGGAATTGGTGCCGGTGATCCAGGCGGGCATCGACGGCATTTCAGGCATCCAAGGATCGGCTTTCGGCTTGCCCCCGCTTCCGGGATCGGACGGGTTGCCAGTCCAGTTCGTGATCACCTCGACCGCCAATTGGCGCGTTTTGTCGGAAGTGTCGCAAGGCCTGCTGGGCAAGGCCCGTCAAAGCGGCATGTTCGCCTATGTCGATCTGGACTTGAAGGTGCAAAGCCCGCAAACCGTGGTCGAAATCGATCGCGACAAGGCGGGCGCCTACGGCGTCACCATGCAGGCGATCGGCGAGGCTTTCGCCACCATGACCGGCGGCAACTATGTCAACCTGATCAACATGGACGGGCGCAGCTATCAGGTGATACCGCAAGTGTCGCGCGACTTTAGAACCGACCCGCAGGCGCAGGGCCGCATCCATGTGAAAACGGCGGGCGGAGCGGCCATCCCGCTGTCCAGCTTGGTGAAACTGTCGCATGAAGTGCGCCCGGTGGCCTTGTCGCAGTTCAACCAATTGAATTCCGTGACGCTGCAAGCCTTCCCCATGCCGGGCGTTTCGCTGGGCACGGCGCTGGCCTTCCTGGGCCAAGCCGCCAACGAGGTTCTGCCCAAAGGGATGAGCGTCGATTATGCCGGGCAGTCGCGTCAATATTATCAGGAAGGCAACGCGTTGATGTTCACCTTCTTCTTTGCGCTGATCGTGATCTTCCTGGTGTTGGCCGCTCAGTTCGAAAGTTTCCGCGATCCTTTGGTGATTCTGGTCAGCGTTCCCCTGTCGATCTGCGGGGCCTTGATTCCCCTGGCTCTCGGCGTCACCAGCATGAACATCTACACGCAGGTAGGTCTGGTCACGCTGATCGGACTGATCAGCAAGCACGGCATTCTGATCTGCGAAGTGGCCAAGGAAAAACAGCAAGCGGGGATGAGCCGCATCGAGGCCGTTCAGGCGGCGGCGCAGTTGCGCCTGCGCCCCATTCTGATGACCACGGCGGCGATGGTGGTGGGATTGACGCCCCTGCTGATCGCCAGCGGCGCGGGAGCGGCCAGCCGACTGTCTATCGCCATCGTCATCGTGGCGGGCATGAGCATCGGCACCTTGTTCACGCTGTTCGTGCTGCCGGTGGTCTATAGTTTTGTGGCTGCCGAACGCCAAACTATCTCAGAGCATTAG
- a CDS encoding efflux RND transporter periplasmic adaptor subunit, whose amino-acid sequence MLGASALVLGGTLGFAQFRDQMIKQYFATMPKPVIPVSVDMAHEDAWTQELKAVGTLKAVNGVDVTVGTAGLVKEILFQSGDQVTKGQVLVRLDTDVERADLASASAERSLAATQEARSRTLAQAGHVAQSALDKSQAELKVKDAKMAQLAALIARKTVTAPFAGVLGVRKIDVGQYLQPGQSVATLQDLSVLRLEIPVSQKDLAGLEQGLRVEVEVDAWAGRVFEGVISAIDPEVDVSSGMVAMEARIPNPDGALKPGMFAQVRIGRQDIKSVLVVPVTAVTYSLSGDSVFVVEPSVDGDKAVMAAKRVPIKVGERRDGWAAVTGDLKPGDKVVTSGQLKLESGTLVSITEGSPFAPAPQPAQANAAKP is encoded by the coding sequence ATGCTGGGGGCCAGCGCCTTGGTGCTGGGCGGCACGCTGGGCTTCGCCCAATTTCGCGATCAGATGATCAAGCAATATTTCGCCACCATGCCCAAGCCGGTGATTCCCGTCTCGGTCGACATGGCGCACGAGGACGCCTGGACGCAGGAATTAAAGGCCGTCGGCACTTTGAAAGCCGTCAACGGCGTCGATGTCACGGTGGGCACGGCGGGGCTGGTCAAGGAAATCTTGTTCCAATCCGGCGATCAGGTCACCAAGGGCCAGGTGCTGGTGCGCCTCGACACCGATGTCGAGCGGGCCGATCTGGCAAGTGCGAGCGCCGAACGGTCACTGGCGGCCACGCAGGAAGCGCGCTCGCGCACGCTGGCCCAGGCCGGGCATGTGGCGCAATCGGCGCTCGACAAAAGCCAAGCCGAATTGAAGGTCAAGGACGCCAAGATGGCTCAACTGGCCGCCTTGATCGCCAGGAAGACGGTGACAGCTCCCTTCGCGGGCGTGCTGGGCGTGCGCAAGATCGATGTGGGACAATATTTGCAGCCCGGCCAATCCGTCGCCACGCTGCAAGACCTGTCGGTGCTGCGTCTTGAAATTCCCGTCTCACAAAAGGATCTGGCCGGACTTGAGCAAGGGCTGCGCGTCGAGGTCGAGGTGGATGCTTGGGCAGGGCGCGTCTTTGAAGGCGTCATCAGCGCCATCGACCCCGAAGTGGACGTCTCGTCGGGCATGGTCGCCATGGAAGCGCGCATTCCCAATCCGGACGGCGCCCTCAAACCCGGCATGTTCGCGCAGGTGCGCATCGGAAGACAGGACATCAAGTCCGTGCTGGTCGTGCCGGTCACCGCCGTGACCTACAGCCTGTCGGGCGATTCCGTCTTTGTGGTCGAGCCAAGCGTCGATGGCGACAAAGCCGTGATGGCGGCCAAGCGCGTGCCGATCAAGGTAGGCGAAAGGCGCGACGGCTGGGCCGCCGTGACCGGCGACCTGAAACCCGGCGACAAGGTCGTGACCTCGGGCCAGTTGAAGCTGGAAAGCGGCACGCTGGTCTCCATCACCGAGGGCAGTCCTTTCGCGCCTGCCCCCCAGCCCGCCCAGGCGAACGCGGCCAAGCCATGA
- a CDS encoding TetR/AcrR family transcriptional regulator, whose translation MPPIVRPSNRDKILEAAMNLVRDQGVGKLTLDAAAKMAGVSKGGVLYHYPSKNALVRAMVARVIEQWETLHASHLENEPLGPNRWMRAAVHAFFDTDSPCCKDPLGSALLAGLAHDPDLIDPLRAKYREWMEQSMKESPNPSLMGVIGLMGDGLVLHQLIGLDVLDADARASIKQAALDLLKQKDQ comes from the coding sequence ATGCCGCCCATCGTCCGACCTTCCAACCGCGACAAAATCCTGGAAGCCGCCATGAATCTGGTGCGTGACCAGGGCGTGGGCAAGCTCACCTTGGATGCGGCGGCCAAAATGGCGGGCGTCAGCAAGGGCGGCGTTCTCTATCACTATCCTTCGAAGAATGCTCTGGTCCGGGCCATGGTTGCCCGCGTCATCGAGCAGTGGGAAACCTTGCACGCATCCCATCTGGAAAACGAACCGCTTGGCCCCAATCGCTGGATGCGGGCCGCCGTGCACGCCTTTTTCGACACCGACAGCCCTTGTTGCAAAGACCCCTTGGGTTCGGCGCTGCTGGCCGGACTGGCGCACGATCCGGATCTGATCGATCCCTTGCGGGCCAAGTATCGCGAATGGATGGAACAATCGATGAAAGAATCTCCCAACCCGTCCTTGATGGGCGTCATCGGCCTGATGGGCGACGGGTTGGTGCTGCATCAGCTGATCGGCCTTGACGTGCTGGACGCCGACGCGCGCGCCTCGATCAAGCAAGCGGCCCTCGACCTTCTAAAACAGAAAGACCAATGA
- the mnmA gene encoding tRNA 2-thiouridine(34) synthase MnmA: MRRFSERISALFDPALIDLPKGTRVAVAMSGGVDSSVTAALLKESGLDVVGVTMRLLGGLLPSASGCCGGPDMRDAKRVADFLKIPHHVLDFEQEFEDEVVRPFAAAYAMGETPSPCIECNRSLKFRHLLQTASELGAQALATGHYARRLKGAHGPELHMGADPTRDQSYFLFALSPQNLDRLRFPLGAISKSEVRAYAARLGLPVASKPDSQDICFVAENGYAELVGRYQPQSLTPGEIVDEQGCVLGRHKGLAHYTVGQRRGLGLGGGPPLYVLALDAGTGRLVVGPKGSLGRRNIILRDLYWLATERAEASLQAAFRIRSTRLPVQGTLSRGPNAAARVVLDEPEEGVAPGQACVVYLGSRVLGGGWIEKDGINP; the protein is encoded by the coding sequence ATGCGTCGCTTTTCGGAAAGGATATCCGCTCTGTTCGACCCGGCTTTGATAGATCTCCCCAAGGGGACCCGCGTGGCGGTGGCCATGTCGGGCGGGGTCGATTCCTCGGTGACGGCGGCCCTGCTGAAGGAAAGTGGGCTGGATGTCGTGGGCGTCACCATGCGCCTTTTGGGCGGGCTGCTTCCGTCCGCCAGCGGCTGCTGTGGCGGCCCGGATATGCGAGACGCCAAGCGGGTGGCGGATTTTCTGAAAATTCCCCATCATGTGCTTGATTTCGAACAAGAGTTCGAGGACGAGGTGGTGCGCCCCTTTGCGGCGGCCTATGCCATGGGCGAAACGCCCAGCCCCTGCATCGAATGCAATCGCAGCCTCAAATTCCGCCATTTGCTGCAAACGGCCAGCGAGTTGGGCGCCCAGGCGCTGGCGACCGGCCATTACGCAAGGCGGCTAAAGGGGGCGCATGGGCCGGAACTGCATATGGGGGCGGACCCAACCCGCGATCAAAGCTATTTTCTGTTCGCCCTGTCGCCCCAAAACCTTGACCGGCTGCGCTTTCCCCTGGGGGCCATCAGCAAGTCGGAGGTGCGGGCCTATGCGGCGCGTCTTGGCCTGCCGGTGGCTTCCAAGCCCGATAGCCAGGATATCTGTTTCGTTGCCGAAAACGGCTATGCGGAGCTGGTGGGTCGTTATCAGCCGCAGTCGCTGACGCCGGGCGAAATCGTGGATGAGCAAGGCTGCGTTCTTGGCCGACATAAGGGGCTGGCCCATTACACGGTGGGCCAGCGCCGGGGCCTGGGCCTGGGCGGCGGCCCGCCGCTGTATGTGTTGGCGCTGGATGCCGGGACTGGGCGGCTGGTGGTCGGCCCAAAAGGCTCGCTGGGGCGGCGCAACATCATCCTGCGCGATCTTTACTGGCTGGCGACCGAGCGGGCCGAGGCCAGTCTACAGGCGGCCTTTCGCATCCGTTCCACCCGCCTGCCGGTGCAAGGAACCCTGTCGCGCGGGCCAAATGCGGCCGCCCGAGTGGTTTTGGACGAACCCGAAGAAGGGGTCGCCCCAGGCCAGGCTTGCGTCGTCTATCTGGGCAGCCGGGTGCTGGGCGGCGGCTGGATTGAGAAAGATGGGATCAATCCTTGA